Proteins found in one Corynebacterium canis genomic segment:
- a CDS encoding P1 family peptidase, which produces MAQRYLSDAGYLSDVPGLHVGHTSLGDTGVSVIVAPQGATAAVDVRGGGPGTRETDLLEPHNTVQQVHAITLSGGSAYGLATADGVMAELERRGIGFPVINDIIVPIVPAAVIFDLLVGDPQHRPTADDGRRAVIAALDAPSQNHAAQPESGNVGAGCGATAGALRGGFGQASVKVGEFVVAAGVVANPVGAVIDARDGSLWATHDIPPVDLAAFAELRPLATKLNTTIGVVATDAPVSKQQAKRLAMVAHDGLARAIRPAHSPLDGDTLFALSTGEPRGVQLEDMVQLSSAAAEVVHTAIIDAVTSASPGYGLTCYRDIALEANT; this is translated from the coding sequence ATGGCACAGCGTTACCTTTCGGACGCCGGATACCTCAGCGATGTTCCGGGTTTGCATGTCGGGCACACCAGTTTGGGGGATACCGGCGTGAGCGTTATCGTTGCGCCGCAGGGGGCTACCGCGGCTGTCGACGTCCGCGGCGGCGGCCCCGGCACGCGGGAAACGGATTTGCTCGAGCCGCACAATACGGTCCAGCAAGTACATGCGATCACCCTGTCTGGGGGTTCCGCCTACGGCCTCGCCACCGCGGATGGGGTGATGGCCGAGTTGGAGCGCCGCGGCATCGGCTTCCCCGTGATCAATGACATCATCGTGCCCATCGTCCCCGCCGCCGTTATTTTCGATCTCCTCGTGGGCGACCCCCAGCATCGCCCCACCGCCGACGATGGCCGCCGCGCCGTGATCGCCGCCCTTGATGCACCCTCCCAAAACCACGCCGCCCAGCCCGAATCCGGCAATGTCGGCGCTGGTTGCGGCGCTACCGCCGGGGCGTTGCGCGGCGGCTTCGGCCAGGCGAGCGTGAAGGTCGGGGAGTTCGTGGTGGCCGCGGGGGTGGTGGCCAATCCGGTGGGCGCGGTTATTGATGCCCGTGATGGCTCGTTATGGGCTACGCACGATATTCCCCCCGTTGATCTCGCGGCGTTCGCTGAGCTGCGCCCGTTGGCCACTAAGCTGAACACTACGATCGGCGTCGTGGCTACGGACGCGCCCGTGAGTAAGCAGCAGGCGAAGCGCCTTGCCATGGTTGCGCATGATGGTTTGGCGCGCGCGATTCGCCCCGCGCATTCTCCATTGGATGGCGACACATTGTTTGCGCTTTCCACGGGGGAGCCGCGCGGTGTGCAGCTCGAAGACATGGTGCAATTGTCCTCCGCCGCCGCAGAAGTTGTGCACACAGCTATTATCGACGCCGTGACTTCCGCATCCCCCGGATACGGGCTCACGTGCTACCGAGACATAGCTCTGGAGGCCAATACATGA
- the clpS gene encoding ATP-dependent Clp protease adapter ClpS, with protein MSTPSAPMAMPDLDEQIEVDVATSENLPWMCIVWDDPVNLMSYVAYVFHTVLGYDKKRAHELMMQVHTEGKAAVSSGERDKVEADVKKLQVAGLWATMQQAG; from the coding sequence ATGAGTACTCCGTCCGCCCCCATGGCGATGCCGGACCTTGACGAGCAGATCGAAGTGGACGTTGCCACGAGCGAAAACCTGCCCTGGATGTGCATCGTATGGGATGATCCCGTCAACCTCATGAGTTATGTCGCCTACGTGTTCCACACCGTTTTAGGATATGACAAGAAACGCGCCCACGAATTGATGATGCAAGTGCACACCGAAGGCAAAGCGGCAGTCAGTTCGGGTGAGCGTGACAAGGTAGAAGCAGACGTAAAGAAGCTGCAGGTCGCTGGCCTTTGGGCCACTATGCAACAGGCTGGGTAA
- a CDS encoding rhomboid family intramembrane serine protease — protein sequence MTTTNNQPGTLQKGTQRVVGALFLAIGYLVVIWAVFLIDAASGGALRFYGIHPLDVSGLTGIFTGPFLHAGIEHLVGNSMPGAVFVFLIGLSGRRVFWEVTLIVMLIAGAGTWVLGGIGTNHIGASGLIYGWFAYLVIRGVANRSFTQIVLGVVLACAYSYYIWGIIPGTPGISWQGHLFGGIGGALAGWFITSDDPRPRAVEKRVRI from the coding sequence ATGACCACAACCAATAACCAACCCGGCACGTTGCAAAAGGGGACTCAGCGCGTTGTGGGCGCGCTGTTTCTCGCCATCGGCTACCTCGTGGTGATCTGGGCCGTTTTTCTTATCGACGCCGCGAGCGGGGGCGCCCTGCGCTTCTACGGCATCCACCCGCTGGACGTCAGCGGGTTGACCGGGATTTTCACTGGCCCGTTTCTGCACGCGGGCATTGAGCACTTGGTGGGCAATAGCATGCCGGGTGCGGTGTTTGTGTTCCTGATCGGGCTGTCGGGAAGACGGGTGTTTTGGGAGGTCACGCTGATCGTGATGCTTATCGCCGGGGCGGGCACCTGGGTGTTGGGTGGTATTGGCACGAACCATATCGGTGCCTCCGGGCTGATTTATGGGTGGTTCGCGTATTTGGTGATCCGCGGCGTGGCCAACCGTAGCTTTACCCAGATCGTGTTGGGCGTGGTGCTGGCGTGCGCGTATTCCTACTACATTTGGGGGATCATCCCTGGCACCCCGGGCATCAGCTGGCAGGGACACCTGTTCGGCGGCATCGGCGGGGCGCTGGCCGGGTGGTTTATTACTTCCGATGATCCGCGGCCGCGCGCCGTGGAGAAGCGGGTCCGGATATGA
- a CDS encoding DUF2017 domain-containing protein, which yields MALWRKKKGLMRAPKYVATFDPMEREVLGEYAAIVAEALIQRCRTAPKDDLAELTGMPSGHKEPPQDPSLARLLPDFEREGDEEYDGDNALLRSLHENDICRAKLENLQVIAEALGPDGGVSVQASEAQAQAWLYALNDIRLYIASGELEGGEAVEQDRDNVLNWLAYNEESLLNAIMGP from the coding sequence ATGGCACTTTGGCGGAAAAAGAAAGGGCTGATGAGGGCCCCCAAGTACGTGGCTACGTTCGATCCGATGGAGCGTGAAGTCCTGGGGGAATACGCCGCAATCGTTGCGGAGGCCCTGATTCAACGCTGCCGCACCGCGCCGAAAGACGATCTCGCCGAGCTTACCGGCATGCCGAGTGGGCACAAGGAGCCGCCGCAGGATCCGTCGCTCGCCCGCCTTCTCCCGGATTTCGAACGGGAAGGCGATGAGGAGTATGACGGGGACAACGCCCTGCTGCGGTCCCTGCACGAAAACGATATTTGCCGCGCCAAGCTGGAAAACCTCCAGGTGATCGCCGAGGCCCTCGGCCCAGACGGCGGCGTTTCCGTACAGGCGAGCGAGGCCCAGGCACAGGCGTGGTTGTATGCGCTCAACGATATCCGCCTCTATATCGCGTCTGGCGAGCTCGAGGGCGGGGAGGCCGTTGAGCAAGACCGCGATAACGTGCTGAACTGGCTCGCGTACAACGAGGAGTCCCTGCTTAACGCCATTATGGGGCCGTAG